One window from the genome of Bacillus tianshenii encodes:
- a CDS encoding DegT/DnrJ/EryC1/StrS family aminotransferase, translating to MKVPMLDLSVQYKELKSDISKALEKVMSSSHFILGENVNKLEIQVSSYSNVEYGIGVASGSDALHLSLLACGVKEGDEVIVPSFTFFATAGAVARVGAKPVFVDIEPVTFNINPNKIEEVITNKTKAIIPVHLYGQTAEMEPINEIAKRYNLIVIEDAAQAIGAEYKGQRVGELGTTACFSFFPTKNLGAYGDGGMVVTKDEEIAENLRVLRVHGSKPKYYHHVLGYNSRLDEIQAAILNVKFAYLEEWNKLRQTKAVHYSKLIDEAGLSKVVKAPAVLDNRRHVFHQYTIRAEQRDELQSFLKEHGVQTMIYYPNPLHLQPVFSHLEYNEGDLPETEKACQEALSLPMYPELTYEQQQYIIGKIFEFYKGE from the coding sequence ATGAAGGTACCAATGCTGGATTTATCAGTCCAATATAAAGAGTTGAAAAGTGATATTAGTAAGGCATTAGAAAAAGTAATGTCTTCTTCGCATTTTATACTAGGTGAAAATGTTAACAAATTAGAGATACAAGTATCAAGTTATAGCAATGTAGAATATGGTATCGGAGTGGCAAGTGGAAGTGATGCACTCCATTTGTCATTACTAGCTTGTGGTGTGAAAGAGGGGGACGAGGTTATAGTACCGTCTTTCACCTTCTTTGCTACTGCTGGGGCTGTGGCAAGGGTCGGTGCAAAACCCGTATTTGTTGATATTGAACCAGTTACATTTAACATAAATCCTAATAAAATTGAAGAAGTAATCACGAATAAAACGAAAGCCATTATTCCTGTGCACTTATACGGGCAAACAGCTGAAATGGAACCAATAAACGAAATAGCAAAAAGATATAATTTAATTGTCATTGAAGATGCAGCTCAAGCTATAGGAGCTGAATATAAAGGGCAACGTGTAGGAGAATTAGGAACAACAGCGTGTTTTAGCTTTTTTCCAACGAAAAATTTGGGAGCTTATGGCGATGGTGGAATGGTTGTCACGAAAGACGAGGAGATAGCTGAGAACTTAAGAGTTTTACGTGTTCATGGTAGTAAACCAAAGTATTATCATCATGTACTTGGTTATAACAGTCGTTTAGATGAGATCCAAGCTGCTATTCTCAATGTTAAATTTGCTTACCTAGAAGAGTGGAATAAATTACGTCAAACAAAAGCTGTTCACTATAGCAAGTTGATTGATGAAGCTGGGCTATCAAAGGTTGTTAAAGCACCTGCCGTACTTGATAATCGTCGGCATGTGTTTCATCAATATACAATAAGAGCGGAACAACGTGATGAGTTACAAAGTTTTTTAAAAGAGCATGGCGTACAGACGATGATTTATTATCCTAACCCGTTACATCTCCAGCCTGTTTTTTCACACCTTGAATACAATGAAGGAGATTTACCTGAAACAGAGAAGGCTTGTCAAGAGGCATTATCTTTACCAATGTACCCGGAGTTAACATATGAGCAGCAACAATACATAATTGGAAAAATCTTTGAGTTTTATAAAGGAGAAT
- a CDS encoding nucleotide sugar dehydrogenase — MSSTYKEIKNQPLANNIIEKMEARQAIIGVVGLGYVGLPLAVEKAKAGYKVIGFDVQQERVNMVNEGTNYIGDVVSEDLKTITKNQKLIATTDYSFIKEVDAVAICVPTPLDIYQQPDTSYVESSAKEIAKHLQKGMLVVLESTTYPGTTEELLKPILEQTGLVCGEDFFLAYSPERVDPGNKSFNTKNTPKVVGGVTEACTAVAASMYRNVLEGAVHEVSSPAVAEMEKILENTFRNINIALVNEMAILCNKMNIDVWEVIDAASTKPYGFMPFYPGPGLGGHCIPIDPFYLTWKAREYNYHTKLIEIAGEINNSMPEFVVNRCMQILNKEGKALNGSKVLILGVAYKKDIDDYRESPVLKIIKEFDNGGADWTVVDPYVNEFKMDGKIIETVCELSENLLEEADLTLIATDHSCFNYEMIDQKANTIFDTRNAIKHINNKSYYKL, encoded by the coding sequence ATGAGTTCCACTTATAAAGAAATCAAGAATCAACCTTTAGCAAATAATATAATAGAAAAAATGGAAGCAAGGCAGGCAATTATTGGGGTTGTTGGACTTGGCTATGTAGGATTACCACTCGCAGTAGAAAAAGCAAAAGCAGGCTATAAAGTTATCGGGTTTGATGTTCAACAAGAACGAGTCAACATGGTTAATGAAGGCACCAATTATATAGGAGATGTCGTTTCAGAAGACTTAAAAACGATCACCAAGAATCAAAAACTAATTGCCACTACGGATTATTCGTTTATAAAAGAAGTAGATGCGGTGGCTATTTGTGTGCCTACTCCATTAGATATATACCAGCAGCCTGATACTTCATATGTAGAAAGTTCTGCTAAAGAAATAGCTAAGCATTTACAAAAAGGGATGTTAGTTGTTTTGGAAAGTACAACATACCCGGGAACCACAGAAGAATTGTTAAAGCCCATTTTAGAACAAACCGGTTTAGTTTGTGGAGAAGACTTCTTTTTAGCATATTCACCTGAAAGAGTAGACCCGGGGAATAAGAGCTTTAATACTAAAAATACTCCTAAAGTAGTTGGAGGGGTAACTGAGGCTTGTACTGCTGTGGCTGCTTCTATGTACAGAAATGTATTAGAAGGTGCTGTCCATGAAGTTTCAAGTCCAGCAGTTGCAGAGATGGAGAAAATACTTGAGAATACATTTCGGAACATTAATATTGCATTAGTAAATGAAATGGCCATCCTTTGTAACAAAATGAACATTGACGTGTGGGAAGTAATTGATGCCGCATCAACAAAGCCGTATGGGTTTATGCCTTTTTACCCTGGTCCAGGATTGGGTGGACATTGTATTCCTATTGACCCGTTTTATCTTACATGGAAAGCCCGTGAATATAATTACCATACTAAGTTAATTGAAATAGCCGGGGAAATTAATAATAGTATGCCTGAATTTGTTGTTAACCGATGTATGCAAATTTTGAATAAAGAAGGCAAGGCCTTAAATGGTTCGAAGGTACTTATATTAGGTGTTGCATACAAAAAAGATATTGATGATTATCGAGAGTCTCCAGTATTGAAGATAATTAAAGAATTTGATAATGGAGGGGCAGATTGGACAGTTGTAGACCCCTATGTCAATGAATTTAAAATGGATGGTAAAATAATAGAAACAGTATGTGAATTAAGTGAAAATCTATTAGAAGAAGCAGATTTAACTCTAATTGCTACAGACCATAGTTGCTTTAATTATGAGATGATAGACCAAAAAGCAAATACCATTTTTGACACTAGAAATGCCATAAAGCACATAAATAATAAGTCATATTACAAGTTATAG
- a CDS encoding Gfo/Idh/MocA family oxidoreductase: protein MVNFAIIGCGHIAKKHAEAIRNTQNAKLVAVCDKIENQMNYYVEKYSVQPYTDLNLLLQQEEVDVVNICTPSGSHAPITVSAAEAKKHVIVEKPIALDVKDAQLMIETCKSNNVKLAVLHPNRFRPAMLELKKLLEDGCFGKLSHVNATVRWNRNEDYYNQAPWRGTKEHDGGVLMNQAIHNLDLLLWLIGELDEVYSMSATRFRDIEAEDVSTGVIRFSDGTLGVVEAATTIYPKNLEETISIFGEKGTIKIGGPTASYIEHCAIDSIDKITTKEIINKVNSSPFGKPGHQWIVEDMVNAIIHNREPIVDGKDGMKALQFVTTMYEAAETGQAVKLKKL, encoded by the coding sequence ATGGTTAACTTCGCAATCATCGGCTGCGGTCATATTGCCAAAAAACATGCTGAAGCAATTCGAAATACCCAAAATGCGAAGCTAGTTGCAGTATGTGACAAAATTGAAAATCAAATGAATTATTACGTAGAGAAATATAGTGTACAACCTTATACAGATTTAAACTTATTACTTCAACAAGAAGAGGTAGATGTAGTAAATATTTGTACTCCTAGTGGTTCGCATGCCCCGATAACAGTAAGTGCAGCTGAAGCAAAGAAACACGTTATAGTAGAAAAACCAATTGCTTTAGATGTTAAAGATGCTCAATTGATGATAGAAACCTGTAAATCTAACAACGTAAAATTAGCAGTATTACACCCTAATCGATTTCGACCAGCTATGCTTGAATTAAAAAAACTCTTAGAAGATGGCTGTTTTGGTAAGTTAAGTCATGTCAATGCTACAGTTCGTTGGAATCGAAATGAAGATTATTATAACCAAGCACCATGGCGGGGAACTAAAGAGCATGATGGTGGAGTTTTGATGAATCAAGCAATTCATAATTTAGATTTACTCCTATGGCTAATCGGTGAGCTGGATGAAGTGTACAGTATGAGTGCTACTCGTTTTCGAGATATTGAAGCAGAAGATGTTTCAACAGGAGTGATTAGGTTTAGTGATGGCACCCTTGGAGTGGTAGAAGCAGCTACTACTATTTATCCTAAAAATTTAGAAGAGACGATTAGTATATTTGGGGAAAAAGGAACGATAAAGATTGGGGGACCAACTGCCAGTTATATTGAGCATTGTGCAATTGATTCTATAGATAAGATAACAACGAAAGAAATTATTAATAAAGTCAATAGCAGTCCATTTGGAAAACCTGGGCATCAGTGGATTGTAGAAGATATGGTAAATGCAATTATACATAATCGTGAACCAATAGTTGATGGTAAGGATGGAATGAAAGCTCTTCAATTTGTAACTACTATGTATGAAGCTGCTGAAACAGGACAAGCAGTAAAGCTCAAAAAATTATAG
- a CDS encoding glycosyltransferase, translating to MSSITVVMPVYNNEKYLRPAIESVLKSSYKEFELLIIDDCSQDSSFEIALQYQMKDERIRLIRNKRNLGAAQNQKKGILESKGDYVIFAAADDITEPHRLKVCKEVFDSNKSVGLIISNAKIINSKSELTGELYVIDAKINNQNLSLNQLKRNYCLGATMALKKDIDLVLKEGVLEIIDDYQVSLEYILAGYDIHIVNDFLIKYRIHESNISNNNRKLYKKTVRALKSYNILCFEKVLFKRGYTSKEIYVSLGVFELFRDNVEDGYYYLLKAYDDISKEIEINFENNFYLGVALYKINKKEESYNYFKRALEFKANNPSTLNNIGVLVFELRSDLEEALALFKKSVAIEPNYIDGQNNLQYIQKGVVGNSLKITERILSSSIVKRREYIN from the coding sequence ACTTCTTATTATTGATGATTGTAGTCAAGATTCTTCTTTTGAAATCGCATTACAGTATCAAATGAAAGATGAACGTATAAGATTAATCCGAAATAAACGAAATTTGGGAGCAGCCCAAAATCAAAAGAAAGGCATTTTAGAAAGCAAAGGTGATTATGTTATTTTTGCTGCAGCAGATGATATCACTGAACCCCACAGACTCAAAGTTTGTAAAGAAGTATTTGATTCTAACAAAAGTGTTGGGCTAATCATCTCAAATGCCAAGATAATCAATTCTAAGTCAGAGTTAACAGGAGAACTTTATGTAATTGACGCTAAGATTAATAATCAAAACCTTTCTCTTAATCAATTAAAACGAAATTATTGTTTAGGGGCTACAATGGCGTTAAAAAAGGATATAGATTTGGTTTTAAAGGAAGGCGTTTTAGAAATAATTGATGATTATCAAGTTAGTTTAGAATATATTTTAGCTGGTTATGACATTCATATTGTTAATGATTTTTTAATAAAATATCGCATTCATGAGAGTAATATTTCTAATAACAATAGAAAGCTTTATAAAAAAACGGTAAGAGCTTTAAAGTCTTATAACATCTTATGTTTTGAAAAGGTGTTATTTAAAAGAGGATACACTTCAAAGGAAATATATGTATCTTTGGGGGTCTTTGAATTATTTCGAGATAATGTGGAAGACGGATACTATTACTTATTAAAGGCTTATGATGATATATCGAAAGAAATAGAAATTAATTTTGAAAATAATTTTTACTTAGGAGTAGCACTTTATAAAATAAATAAAAAGGAAGAGAGTTATAACTATTTTAAACGGGCGCTTGAATTTAAAGCTAATAATCCAAGTACCTTAAATAACATAGGGGTTTTAGTTTTCGAGTTGCGAAGTGATCTTGAAGAAGCTTTGGCATTATTTAAGAAAAGTGTAGCCATTGAACCTAACTATATAGATGGGCAAAATAATTTACAATATATCCAAAAAGGTGTTGTGGGAAATTCATTGAAAATTACAGAAAGAATACTTTCAAGCAGTATTGTGAAACGAAGGGAATATATAAATTGA